A region of the Mytilus galloprovincialis chromosome 1, xbMytGall1.hap1.1, whole genome shotgun sequence genome:
TATTATTGTACAAACAGGTTTAATATTAAATTTGTGATATTCATTTTACACATTGTAACAAAATAAGTCATTGACTTTGATTATTGCACATATTCATTTATCTAGGTGTCTTTGGAGAGTAGAACTGCTGAGTCTTGCCAaaattttatgccccacctacgatagtagagggccattatgttttctggtctgtgtgtccgtctgtccatccgtttgttcgtctgtgcgtctgttcgcttcaggttaaagtttttggtcaaggtagtttttgaagaagtttaagtccaatcaacttgaaacttagtacacatgttccccatgatatgatttttctaattttaatgccaaattatagttttgaccccaatttcatggtccactgaacacatagaaaatgatagtgcaaagttcaggttaaagtttttggtcaaggtagtttttgatgaagttaaatttacatcaactttaaacttagtacacatgttacctatgatatgatctttctaattttaattccaaattaaagttttaccccaatttcacggtccactgaacatagaaaatgatagtgcgagtggggaatccgtgtactatggacacattcttgttttgaatagtattatttatgtattttaggAACATTTGGTGGTTGTGTGAGTATTGTTAGTGAAGGACAAGAAATGGTTAATCTTCAGTCTGTAGAGAAAAAATGTAATACCAATATCTCACTTCTTCCAGGTATGCATATAAAGCAATAAGTTTTACTTGGTATTTGTAAACAGTTGTggatgaaatatttattgaagtAGAATTTTTAGTGAACTTTAACCAGGCTTCATAAAGTCAATACTGTTATAAGTattcaaaaatgtttataaacaaacTGATTATGCCTTTGCATAAAAAGAAAAGACCATAAGACAAACAGTtgacaaaatacaacatagaaaactaaaaactgaccaaaactaaccctataattacatttatatagaattgcATTTTATTCCTCTAatgaattatttgatttaaaaaaatagtattttgttTGAGCATATGTCGGCTTCCATCAAACATACAGTTAATCCATGCAAATATAATTTTTCACTGTTCTATTTTAGATCCTATTCCAGTAGACTTAGTGAAGGCACAAGGAACAATAAATCTGGATGATATGGTGTCAACAGAGAAAATATTAACAGTAAAAGACAACTGTTATGTGACATTTCCTGTAAAACACAAAGAAGAATATAAACAGTCAGAACAAACAAATTCTGTAGATAGGACTGATGTTCAGTCGGAGCAGGCTTCTGAGGACAAACATAAAAATTCAAAGAATGATAAGCTGGAAGAAAACGATCAAGAATCAATTAAAATAAATGCTTGTAATAGCTCTGCAAGTTTCACCAAATTGAAGGAAGATAAGtctgataaaatcattttaagtttAAGAAAGGAGAAAGATATTTTGTTAAATGGAGTTTTAGATCAAAGTGATAAGGCACACATTGGTGACATATGTTCTGCAGAGAACAGTTCTAAATCTGTAATCAGTTCTAAAGCTGATAAGAAAATACTTACTAAAGAAGGGTCAAGAGAAGAGAAGAATATTAAAGAGGAAGCTAAGCAGACAAAGAACAATAAAAAGAAGCATACTAGTGCTAGCTTTTGGACACAACTTATTGAAGAGAGAAATGATGATGAGGATTTTGTCAGAGAATTTCATGCTAGTCAGGTGGAAGACGACATATTTGATATTTCTACGCCTGATATTGATGAAATAGAACTAATAGAAAAGAAGTTAGAGAAAGTGAAAGTAAATGATGAAAAGGCTGAACCTATGAAACGAAAAACAGcaaaaagaagaaatgaaaatgaagaaaagaaaGGTGCTGTAACCCAATCTTCTGAGGTTGTAAAATCTACAAATGAAAATGTGGCAGACGTTCAGAGCTTTACCGACCTGGAAATAAAAATTCCATCTCTAAAAGAGGTTATtggattaaagaaattgcaaaatcCACACACATATCAAACTGCTGTGGATAGTTGCAAAGCACACAAAAGTACTGCAAATAGTCTGTCAGAAAAAGTTGCAAAAATCAGTATATCAGAAGATACTAATCAGTGTAGAATCAATAATATTTGCAGAGCATTGAATTACGATGAGAGTTTATtgcaaaaagtaaataaaatactgACTATGTcacatttaaaatttgataagAAATCAGTGCAGACTTGTGAAAAAATTAAAAGTGACAAAACAACTGCTGCAGCTGCAAACCATGAAgaggaaaaatcaaataaaaaaggagaAGGCAGACAGACAATTCaagcaaaaagaaataataaaaaacagtCAAACAATTTGCCTAATACTAAAATTTCTTTTCAATCAAAAGATCGTGCTGATATTCCACCAGTGCAAAGTTCAGAAATCCATTCTGTTGGCAATTGTGTCGAACAAAAGGCAAGTGAATTGAAAGATTTCAAACTAAAGGGAAATAATCAAAGACCGAAAGACATCAAAGTAGGTATCCATATTGATATTAAAGAAAAAGATGAGAAGGAAGCTGATACTTCtaataaaagaacaaaacagAAAGAAACTTTAGAAAGAGTTAGCAAGGACTATAATTCAGGCAATTTGAAAAAGTCAACCAAAGTAGATAAAAGTAACAAAGAGATTGGGGAAAAACCCTACAACTGTTATAGATCTGAACCATGGCAGGAAGTTAAACGTGATTTGTCTGAATCTGAATGTCCTGAATCTAGTGAATCTAGTGACGATTCAGAGGAGGAGGAGTCTCAGAACCATAAACATCCACATGACTTTGGTCAGACAGGAAGTCGAAAAGCGAAACAGTCACATTATAAAAAATCTAGTTATGATTTTGAAGACAATTGTGCATCATCTACAGAAGATGACAGTTCTGGAAATGAAACTGATTTGAATCAAAATCCATGGGCCTCATTTATGAAAAGTTACTCCACAAATTTTCCATCACACTTTCCCAAAACAAGTGGATACCATCAAAATCCTTATGCTAGCATGTATAATTACCCATTTATGAACATGCAACAGATGCCTTATATGAATATGCAACAGTATCCGTTCGTTAATATGCAACAGAATCCTTTCATGAATATGCAACAGAATCCGTTCATGAATTTACATCAGAATCCATATATGAGTGCATACAACCCATACTTATATCACAATCCGTATTTTCAGATGACTCAGTCCCAAACTCATCATAACTatcaaaaaatgttacaaaacctGCAATTGCAGCAGAAATATGTCAAAATGATGCTTAAAAGACACAAGAAAATCATGTCAAAGGACTAACTTTTTTGCAAAACGTTTGAAAGATCGCTTaaaaggcacaagaaaattttgtcAAGGGCCGAACTTGTTTGTTAAAAGTTTGAAAGATCTAAAGTCATAGCTGCAATATAAGTATTGATCTAGTCTTGTAATAAAATGCCTTAATGGTAACTTACATTCATATGCATTGTATTTCTACAAACTTTTTATCAGGTCACCCAGTCATAACTACTACTGCACtcaattttttcattttagtCACTATGTCTTGATTGGGACTACTTCATCGAAATGAAAGTTGTTGGTTAGGTGGGAAAGTTTTATGACTGTGGGTCATTTATGGTtgtgtataaaaattaaaagatgtggtataattgtcaatgaaatAACTCTACCAGTAACCTAATAACCTACAATATAACAACTATCAGTTATTGTACAatcttaaacaatgagaaaaactcatatggcatagtaagctataaaaggtcgcaaaatgaaatacatgtatgtaaaacaattcatacattACCAATTGAGAGACTAGCATACTGATTTATgtaacaaacaataaacaaaattaaaatgtgataCACAACCACCataccactgaataacaggctcctgactggggacagACATTTACACTGATATACAGGAGGtgatggggttaaacatgtttaccaGATTATTATACCATGCGTTGGGTAAAATGTTTTTGACCCATTCcttctgtgtgtctgtctgtccgtccatctgtcagtctttcagtcctgttcttgtcatcgcaactcctctgaaaccacacaacagaatttcatgttactttgtagataataaggacatactatgtagatgtgcatatcaacagaaAATATTTTTCCAGTGACAATGTGTAGGGGTATGTGAGCGCACTCATGTAGGTTCTTTTATTACTTTCTGTTCTGAAGGCTATTCAAAATCTTCTGGTTTTATTGTGGAGTCTGGGactttgttgcagaaagcttgacatagggatagtgagtTGGGGTGGTGGCGGCAGCTTTAACTaaattcttaaaagctttatattttagaaggtggaagaccttgaTGCTTTATACTTTGTCTATAGATGTCTTATGTTACAATGTTTCCGTCTgacacatgtccattgtccttgacctcattttcatggttgagtgacTTTGTAATGTTAATATCTCTCTTATTAGAGTTataggataaatatatttggtatgtaaGTACCTAGCAACTTCCTTATGCTGGTCAGACagatttcacttgacctcaacctcattttgaGGATCAGTCAACAAGGTTAAGTGTTGACGGTAATGTCCATATTTCAgacactataagcaataggtgtaaaattgagaaaggaaatgggaaatgtgtcaaagcgacatcaaccagaccatagagcagacaacagccgaaggccaccaatgggtcttcaatgttgagagaaactcccgcacctgtaggcttccttcagctggcccctttaaaaatatgtatactggtacagtgataatggacgtcatactaaactccgaattatgaacaagaaactaaaattaaaaatcatacaagactaacaaagaccagaggctcctgacttggctATACCTCTaactaatgtagaaaagtaaacgcataacaatacgcacatcagttggtatggaaggattgtaaggtgtacatgtccaactgacaggtgtcatcttaGCTTTACCCTATTTTCAAGGTTCAGtgattatagttaagtttttatgttttggtctattttgtcTTATAGTAATACTGTATATaataggtctactttatttggtgtatggaatgattgtaaggtgtacatgttcaactggcaggtgtcatctgacctttacccTATTTAGTACATGGTTCAGTTGTCAAaattcagtttttgagtttttggtcttttttctaatactatatgcaataggtcaactattgatcagtgaggtcaaggtcaaataaaacaaaatctgtgagactgacatgtacattataaaatatttccatacaagtatatttgttttatttgaccgtgacctcattttcatgattcattgctCAGTGGGTTTTTTTGTCTAGCAGAAAGCTCGACCTAGGGGTAGTGATCTTGCGGAGGCGTCCAATTTAGAAGATGGAAGATCTGCATGCTTCAaactttgtatataaatgcctCGTGTTACGAAGTTcacgtcagtcacatgtccaatgtccttgacctcatttacatggttcagcgactacttgaaaaaagtaaagattttttgtaaagttaaattctctcttattatacatgtaagtgataggataactatatttggtatgtgcgtgctttgcaaggtccttatgtatggaaagccaacggggtcaaaattcttaattcgtaacttgtcaattcgtaacttgtaactgtgcaatttctaaattgttaattcgtaaattgttaatttgtaacttgttattgtgaaattcataatgcttaattcgtaaattgtcaatttgtaacttgcacctttgtagtttcaacattcttaatcggtaaattgtcagtttgttactTGTAACTGCATGTGCATTTTCATCATAATGCTTCATTCGTAAATTGTCGATTTGTAACATGTATCTTtgtatcaaaattcaacattcttcatttgttaattgtcaatttgtaactggtagatttcaaaattttttattggtaaattgtctttttgtatattgatgttttgtaacttgtaacatgtgacttgtcgattcgtgaattgtcgatgtgtgaaatgtcgaagtgttaaatgtcatcgttgtattatgctaacgatcattatgacgacagatggcgctcgggTTCTTCTTCGGTGTATAAGCCTCCTGTAAGTAGGAGCACCGCCATATGGAATACATACCAAAGGAGTATAAATCAATTATGTACAGCACATACATATAAAAGATAACAGATAAATACATTGTTAATTTTATATGGCATGTATAAAAGGGACTCGGTTTTGTATTGAGGTAACCTCgtataaacatgtttgtttactgTACTGGTCACCAAACCTGCAATGAGGTGTGTCACTTCctttattaaggtatatagatGTGTCGCTGGAACGGGCTTCCTTATCAACTTCGTAAATATATTACTGTCTCTTGGCAAGAAATTTCTACTTAATATTTAACCGGGTCAAAACAAGACtcacaagaatgtgtccccagtacacgaatgccccactcgcactatcattttctatgttcagtggaccgtgaaattggggtaaacactctaattaaaaagatcatatcatagggaacatgtatactaagtttgaagtggATTggactaccttgaccaaaaactttaacctgaagcgggacaaacggacgaacggacggacggacgaacgaacggacgcacagaccagaaaacataatgcccctcttctatcgtagatggggcataaaaacttgaaATATAAGACGGTGCTGGAAAAATACTAATATTGTCCTGGGCCCGCACATTAGGACTCAATGTATAATGGCAGAAATGGTTTGACAACCATCATTCATTAATATTATAAtctcaatattaaaatttcagaaaagaatgTAATTTATTCTAATGATATGTTTTACTACAAGAAACAAATGGACGAACAGTCTTTATTTATTTGGCTCTTGAGTAATGAACataaatcaggaatctgatgtacagtagttatcgtttgtttatgtagtttatacgtgtttctcgtttcttgtttttttttatatagattagactgttggttttcccgtttgaatgattttatacaagtaattttggggccctttatagcttgttgttcggtgtgagccaaggctccgtgttgaaggccgtatcttgacctataatgggttacttttataaattgttatttggatggagagttgtctcattggcgctcataccacatcttcctatgtctataaaaaatgtttaatgatatcatataagttttttgtaaaacaaactgaatgaaaaaatattttaaatgagccACTTAGTTAATGTATACTATATATCAAAACTGTGTTGAATATGcactattttgtaataaaatctaaAGGAATCAGAAAAACTAATCGAGGCCCTAAAATTTGAGATATTGTCAACCGGAATGCGAGAAAACCGCATATATTTTAATGGTCAGGTCAATAATGAGATATCATATCGTCAATAGTATGGGACCAGTTCACATCTTCAATCATCAATAAGCTTGAAAGAATACAGTGACAATCTGTGAGATTTATAACAGGAGAGTACAAGGACGTTCAAGTCAGAAGCTAATATTTCTGTACGAGATGGTCGCAGTGCTATAGAACCagacaatttcaaaacaaaaaaaaactcgtCCAAAAAGAACACTAAATTGCTGTCAAGGGCCCGATTTGACAATTATCAGTCAAGAAATGTTGTGAACAAACATGCAGATAAAAAACTACACGAAGTGTTTTGAGATTTCAACGAGTAAAATACAACAATATTCTAAGTAAGTAAACTCATTTTTCGTATAAACAGTATTCGAATAGGACCACATTGAAGAAGCGTAGTGCGTACACCGAGCGTTGACAGCCGTTATGTAACTTCTCTCGAGCATCGTAAATACATCGACGGCGCTCTCTCTATCGTTGTATTAAAGCCGGTATTTGTATCCAAAACGTTCTCCTACAGATACAGATCTAAAAGGATCGTGGTACAAGATCGAAATATACTAGGAGGTGTCCCCTCTATATTTTTTAATGACCATGATCGTTAAACtacgaaactgtttattttttactacACGCGTCACCtacataaatttgagaatggagatggggaatgtgtcaaagagacaaaaacctgaccatagagcaaacCACAACCGAACGcaaccaatgagtcttcaatgcaacgagaaactcccgcacccggaggattccttcagctggcccctaaacaaatatgtatactagttcagtgataccgGACGTCATACTgagctccgaattatacacaagaaacaaaaattaaaaatcatacaagactaacaaaggccagtgtttttttgaaatctcaaaccCCCTTCTTAATACTCCCACTGTTAAACAAATTGACGCCCTCTCCCTCTGACTTGTCAGAGAAAAGAGCTTGCCatatgtccgtctgtctgtctgcctGTCCGTACGTCAGTCCATCGGTCCTGttttttgtcatcgcaactcctctcaaaccacacaacagaatttcatgataaTAAGGACAAACTAAGTAGATTTGCATATCGGCAAGAaattacaattgcttttttttctagaagttacgcccctttgaacttatccTCTGAAACCACACCACAGAATTTCATGTAAccttgtagataataaggacatactatgcataggtggatccagggggggcctggggggcccgcccccctcccccttttcgtggaaaaaatttggttgattatatagggaattactgaagcatgactggagcgcccccccccccttttaggtaagtcagcgggcccccccttaggaaaagttctggatcagccactgctatgtagatgtacatatcaacaggaaattatgattcatttttttttctaatacaacatttttttcttacagttattttattcctccagtgacaatgtggggacgtggggcaTGTaagcgcgctcactaaggttctttaattttatttctccACGAAAATATTTGCACATTATTTGGGGTTTGGCCAAAGGAGtatgtatttggtcatttttagaGTAAAATGATAGCCTTGGATCCTGGTAGCTTGGATCCTGGCTGACTGTTCGACAGAAGAGCCAGGCGGAATACAACCTGGTTTGTCAATAGGATATTAGGATGTTACGAATtcattgcaaatgattttttattttatatttgacatgcaaattaaaaaaaaaataggtatattGATTAACATCGTGAATCATTTCAGTTAATTAACGATTGACAACATGTTAGATTTAGTAAGGTTGCCGGGCTATAAGAAGGTGTGGCACCAGATGGGGTTCATATCGGGAGTATGGGGCATTAAGCAGCTTTTGAGATCGAGGGACTCGTgaatattttggtctttttggttGTACATTTTTATTGTAGGAAATCTGGTAGCGGCAATTTTTAAGCTTCTTGTCCAGAAAATTCAGTAGGCTTTAtattaatacataaaattgagaatggaaatgggaaatgtgtcaaagagacaacaacccgaccatataaccgACAACAGCAGAATAGAATATATATGTCAGCCCTTCATGTCAG
Encoded here:
- the LOC143079970 gene encoding uncharacterized protein LOC143079970; this translates as MTSVAHNFKDKARTGDVLISENVNFDGLLLSDPILKGLKSAGFERPSPIQLKAIPLGRCGLDLIVQAKSGTGKTCVFSVIALEGLQLDTSALQVLILAPTREIAIQIWDVVKSIGQALPQLRCHTFIGGMPLQEDKQKLKKCHIAVGTPGRMKQLIEQGVMNIENIRMFILDEADKLLEDSFQEQINWIYSTLPDNKQMLALSATYPEYLAEHLTAYMRNPTFLRLNVTDPALLGIRQYYKSVKFHPLPNKLFESKVEIVTALLSSIDFQQCLVFSNLQTMAQNMADALNSKGWPTACIAGCLDQKDRNLAMAKLKTFKCRVLISTDLTSRGIDADKVNLVINLDIPKDHETYLHRIGRAGRFGTFGGCVSIVSEGQEMVNLQSVEKKCNTNISLLPDPIPVDLVKAQGTINLDDMVSTEKILTVKDNCYVTFPVKHKEEYKQSEQTNSVDRTDVQSEQASEDKHKNSKNDKLEENDQESIKINACNSSASFTKLKEDKSDKIILSLRKEKDILLNGVLDQSDKAHIGDICSAENSSKSVISSKADKKILTKEGSREEKNIKEEAKQTKNNKKKHTSASFWTQLIEERNDDEDFVREFHASQVEDDIFDISTPDIDEIELIEKKLEKVKVNDEKAEPMKRKTAKRRNENEEKKGAVTQSSEVVKSTNENVADVQSFTDLEIKIPSLKEVIGLKKLQNPHTYQTAVDSCKAHKSTANSLSEKVAKISISEDTNQCRINNICRALNYDESLLQKVNKILTMSHLKFDKKSVQTCEKIKSDKTTAAAANHEEEKSNKKGEGRQTIQAKRNNKKQSNNLPNTKISFQSKDRADIPPVQSSEIHSVGNCVEQKASELKDFKLKGNNQRPKDIKVGIHIDIKEKDEKEADTSNKRTKQKETLERVSKDYNSGNLKKSTKVDKSNKEIGEKPYNCYRSEPWQEVKRDLSESECPESSESSDDSEEEESQNHKHPHDFGQTGSRKAKQSHYKKSSYDFEDNCASSTEDDSSGNETDLNQNPWASFMKSYSTNFPSHFPKTSGYHQNPYASMYNYPFMNMQQMPYMNMQQYPFVNMQQNPFMNMQQNPFMNLHQNPYMSAYNPYLYHNPYFQMTQSQTHHNYQKMLQNLQLQQKYVKMMLKRHKKIMSKD